TTCCCCATCTATATCCCGCCTCTCAGGGAACGAAGAATTGACATCCCGACTCTCGTTGACTATTTCATGCGAAGAAAGGCAAATGAAATCGGATTACATTTTAAGCCTGCACTTCTGCCCGGCACTATGGAGCAATTGATTGATTATGACTGGCCAGGGAACGTAAGGGAGTTGAGCAATGTTCTGGAACGTGCAATGATCATCCACGGCGGAAGGTCGCTCAGTTTTAAAGATATTATTGGCATTCAGGTGCATAACAACGAACATCCAGAATACAGTCCCGACAACAATGATCTGACGCTCGGCAATATTGAAGCACTGCATATAAGGTTGGCTTTAAAAATGGCTGGAGGTAGAGTGGAAGGAGAAAAAGGTGCAGCGGCCATCCTGGGGATAAATCCGGGGACCCTGCGCCATAGGATGAGAAAACTTGGCGTCTCCTTCGGCAGGGCAGCAAAGAAGTAGTTCGGAAAGTTTTATGTCAATTATTTGGAGACGTACAAGATGCTATGATTTCGACAAATATTGGGAGTAAATTATGGATATAGAATTTCATTACTACATTACTTACATCATTGCATGCAGGGCAGGTTTTAAGCCGGAAGATGCCAGAATAATTGCATATTCGTCACAATATACAGATGACAATGATACAATATATAGAATTCATGAAGGTCATCCGGATGAATATGCAAACTATATCAGCCAGACGATGGATATCTTCAACCCGCAGAAAGAATATATGAGAATCTACCCTGTTTTTCATTTTATGCCGGGCACATTAACGGAAATTACCGGCGATTCGGCCTGGCGTCGTGACGGCAAGTTTCATATAATGAATACCATACCCGATAATCTCAACAGCAGGCAGTTGCTTCAGGCTGCCCTTTATTCTCGCAACCTCTATAGCATAGGTATAGCCACACATATGTATGCAGACACATTTGCTCATCAGAATTTTGTCGGATTTAATGAGGGTTTTAATGAAATGAAAGGTCTTTTTGAAGGCCTTATTCCTAATATCGGGCATGCAGATGCCAAACATAAACCGGATGAACCGGATCTGATATGGGAAGATGAACGTCTTATTCCAAGTATTTCGCAAATAGACAATAAGAAACGTTTCCTTGAGGCTGCCAGATGCATTTATGAAAAATACATTCGTTATCTCAACGCTCCCGATGACAGTAATAATTTTATAACTCTGATAGATGAAGCGATAGGTCCATACTACGGCAACGAAGAAGACCGTATTGATCGTTATAAGGCTTTGATCGGCAATAATTTCATTGAGTATGATAAAAAACAGTGGTTTAAAGAGGCAATTGATTTTGTGAATACAGAAATTCCATATTCCGGCGGCGGATACAACGTCCCCATAAGTGAAACAGAATGGATATGGAGGGGAAATTACAAAGAAACCGACTGGTACAAATTTCAGGAATCCGTAAAAGCTTACCAATGGTTAGCGATGGATACGGTTATCGGCCCTATCTTCGAGAAAATGGAATTTAAAGGTGTGTAGATAGGGATAATCCAGTATGCTCTGTTGTCTATGTGCCCCGGTCCATCATTTGTACTGCACATCCCCAAGTCTCGGGTGCATCCTGTGTTGTAATTCGAACTCAACAGGAACATTGCCGGATAAACCCTTTACAATCTCTTCAATCTTTTTTTTGTCGTCTATATTGTGAAAAACACCTCCCACAAATAAACCATATTCTACAAGCCCTTCTTCTTTTAACCTGACCTCCAGCGTTGGCACCGACAAATCAGGATTTATCGCAATTTCAGCCTTTATTTTTGCTGCAAGGGCCTTTAACTGTAATATATTCTTTGCTTTTTCCGTGCAGAGCTTATCTCTTTTTTCAAGCTCATTCTTTATAATGTCTGTAATTTCATCATATGTCTGTATGCTTGTATCAAAAACAAAATCATATTGCTCAGGATCGTCCAATGCACTTCCGTAAATCAAATAAACAGCGCCCGCCATCTCACTGTCTACCTTCTCTATCAGCCATCGGGCATTCTCACTGTTGTCGATTTCCAGCCATTTCATTACATTCTCAATCCTCTTTTCAATCGGTGCTATTGTTCGTATCCTTAATGCATGAGGTATCCCTTTCAATAAAAAATTTCCGCCTCTACCCATAATTACAATCCTGTCATGCATGGCATAATTAAGAATATGGCTCTGGTTTAATGCCACAAAACCCCTGTAAGACCATTCATATCTCTCTATGATAGTCGGTTGATTTTCGTCAAGATATTTTGTCAGCTCTTCCCAATTGACTCCTACCTTCTTCATATCCTCAAGTATTTGCTTTCTGTCAATATATGCATAATTCAACAACGTGGCAATGTTTTTGCCTATCTCTTTTCCTCCGCTTCCGTATTCCCTTGCTATCGTTAATATGGCCATAGCCCCTCCTTTTAAAAGTCTTTTTGGAAGAATCTATTTCTGAAATGGAATTACCCAGATCAGCATAGCAGGAATATAACAAAAAATGAGTGATATAATAACATAGGGCACAGTAATGCCCAGAAATTCTTTCAGACCGACCTTTCTCTGGTCTTCTTTTTCACCCATGCTTTTTGCTACAAATAATGCAGGTGCACCGGCAACGGTGAGGTTGCTTCCCAGCGTACCGGCCCATAACAGCATCCAGTACAGGGGCCAGGGGTTCATTCCTGTATCTTTACACAGGTCTCTGATAACATAGAGCATAGTAAGGATATAAGCATCGTGCTCCACAATGCCAACGATAGGGGCTGTTACCCAGTAAAGTGCTGTAGCACCCACAATAAGGCTCTTCTGGATTAACGGCGTAATTGCATTGGATACAAGCTTTATCACTCCTGCATGTTCCAGTCCTCCAACCAAGGCAAATAGGGAGACATAAAAGAATACTGCCCTCCAGTCCAGTTCGGAAAACACTTGTTCAATATTGGGAATTTCCAGGGTAAAACGGTCCTTAAAAACTTCAAATATTAGCATGATTGCCATAGCGCCCCACATAGCAATAAATCCGAGGGTATAACCAAAGACAGGACGAAAAGCCATGGCAATAATTGTAATGACAAAAATACTGCATGTAATTATGGCAAAAGGTTTATCCTTGATATGATCAAGGGGCTTTTCCTCAGACATGGATGCAACATCCATCCTGATATCTTTGTACTTTTTCGAAAATAACCAGTAAAAAAATCCGCAGGTAATGATATATGAAATACAAAGGATAAAAAATGATGATGGCCGCCCCATATACCACAGAAAACCATTGAATTCTATGCCTGACACGCTATGGAGCATCTGCGGAGGCAAATCACCCAGCAGCATGGCAGTGCCCATAAAGTTTGCACAAAGACCAACAAACATCACAGGCGCAAATGCAGGAAATTTAAATCGTCGACATGCATGAAAAACAACGGGTGCAAACATAAGGACAACAACTACATTATCAATCAACATGGATACAAATCCGGCAAGCATACCAAGGACTGTTACAAATATTGCCACGTTCCCCTTAGACATCTTTAAGATTATGGCAGCCAAAAAATCAGGTACACCGGATTTACCAAAATAGCCTGATATTATCCAAATACTCAGGAGTATAGCTATAACATTCCAATCAACAATCTTAAAGGCATCAATATCGCTGTATATGCCTACAAAAATCATCAGAATGATCCCTGAGAGCGCAGCGATGACGCTGTCAATCCAACCGGTGATTACAAGGATGATACTGGCGAGGAAGATAACGCTTGCTGCAATTTGCATAAAATCCATTTCTCATGACCCCCTGTTATTTAGTATACAAAATACAAAAAAGGCGGGAAATAATCCCGCCTTTAGTTTTATCAAATATTTTAAAAAATGTATACAATATTTTTTAAATCATATTACTCCCATAGCTTTCAGCACGGACAGCATAACTGCTGCTGCCATGACAGAACCTACCTGGCCGCCTGCATTTGCACCCATAGCGTGCATAAGGAGATAACTCTTTCTGTTGTATTTCTGGCCTTCCTTCTGTACTACTCTTGCAGACATAGGGAATGCTGAGATACCGGCTGCTCCGATCAGAGGATTCACTTTCCCGCCTGTCACGTAATACAGTATCTTTCCAAAAAGTACTCCACCTACTGTGTCAAGACATATAGCCAAAAGACCCAGTGCAAGAATAATCAAGGTTGTAGGTTTCACAAATAATGGTCCGTTCATTGTAGCGCCGATTGATAATCCGAGAAACAAGGTAACGATGTTGGCTATCTCATTTTCAGATGCCTTCGTAAGTCTGGCAACTGCGCCTGACTCCTTCATGAAATTGCCCAGCATAATCGTTGCAAGAAGCGGTAAGCCCATTGGAGCAATAAGTCCACCAACAACTGTGATGACAATAGGAAAAAGTAATGCTGTTGTGTCTGACACCGTCTTCTTGTGCGTCTTCATGATAGTCTCACGTTCTTTCTTTGTGGTAAGCATCCTCATAATCGGCGGCTGAAGCACCGGTACCAATGACATGTACGAATATGCCGCAACCGTGCATGGACCAAGCAGTTCCTTTGCATATTTGGATGCCACAAAGATAACTGTCGGTCCGTCACATGCGCCTATGATTCCGATGGTGACAGCTTCGTTATAGGGAAAACCCATCCAAAGGGCAAGAAGAAGTACCAGGAATATACCGAGCTGCCCTGCTGCCCCCAGAAGAAAAGTATATGGGCTTTCAAGGACAGGTCTGAAATCCGTCATGGCCCCGATACCGACAAAAATGAGCAAGGGGAACAATTCTGTTATAACACCCATGTCATAGAGAGTCCTGAGAAAGCCTTCTTTTTCCATAAGGTCTGCAAGGGGAACATTCACGATAATACAGCCGAAACCGATGGGAACAAGAAGTAATGGCTCAAAATCTTTTTTAATTCCCAGATAAAGGAGGATTCCACCTATTATCATCATCACCACATTTGACCAATGCAGGGCTGAAATGCCTGCAATAAGTCCTGATAAACCACCTAATATTGCTTCAGTCATCTAATTTTCCTCCTTTCCTATTCTTCTTCTTTTTTGTACGGGAAAATCTTTTTCAAACCACTCATTATAAAACTGAATAAAATGAGTGTAGCAATTGTTCCGCCCATGCCTACTACAAGCAAGGTTAAACCGAATGTCCATTTATCCATCATAAGCCTGCCTCCTTGGGGTTTGATATGTTAATGCTGTTATTAAAAATGATTAACGGATACTTTGTCAAGGGAATATTTTCACATATAGCCCTTTCTTTGACAATCTCCAAATATAGCCATTGCAGAATTAGCAACATTATTTTAAATTTTATTAATCATGCTATATATCTAAAAAATTCTTTATAAGGCAGGCAGCAAAGGCTCAAGAATATTAGGGGGTTAAATAATAACATGAACCTGTGCTGCAAAATAAATTAAATCTGCCTTTT
The sequence above is drawn from the Pseudomonadota bacterium genome and encodes:
- a CDS encoding SLC13 family permease, whose amino-acid sequence is MDFMQIAASVIFLASIILVITGWIDSVIAALSGIILMIFVGIYSDIDAFKIVDWNVIAILLSIWIISGYFGKSGVPDFLAAIILKMSKGNVAIFVTVLGMLAGFVSMLIDNVVVVLMFAPVVFHACRRFKFPAFAPVMFVGLCANFMGTAMLLGDLPPQMLHSVSGIEFNGFLWYMGRPSSFFILCISYIITCGFFYWLFSKKYKDIRMDVASMSEEKPLDHIKDKPFAIITCSIFVITIIAMAFRPVFGYTLGFIAMWGAMAIMLIFEVFKDRFTLEIPNIEQVFSELDWRAVFFYVSLFALVGGLEHAGVIKLVSNAITPLIQKSLIVGATALYWVTAPIVGIVEHDAYILTMLYVIRDLCKDTGMNPWPLYWMLLWAGTLGSNLTVAGAPALFVAKSMGEKEDQRKVGLKEFLGITVPYVIISLIFCYIPAMLIWVIPFQK
- a CDS encoding sodium ion-translocating decarboxylase subunit beta, with the protein product MTEAILGGLSGLIAGISALHWSNVVMMIIGGILLYLGIKKDFEPLLLVPIGFGCIIVNVPLADLMEKEGFLRTLYDMGVITELFPLLIFVGIGAMTDFRPVLESPYTFLLGAAGQLGIFLVLLLALWMGFPYNEAVTIGIIGACDGPTVIFVASKYAKELLGPCTVAAYSYMSLVPVLQPPIMRMLTTKKERETIMKTHKKTVSDTTALLFPIVITVVGGLIAPMGLPLLATIMLGNFMKESGAVARLTKASENEIANIVTLFLGLSIGATMNGPLFVKPTTLIILALGLLAICLDTVGGVLFGKILYYVTGGKVNPLIGAAGISAFPMSARVVQKEGQKYNRKSYLLMHAMGANAGGQVGSVMAAAVMLSVLKAMGVI
- a CDS encoding OadG family protein, with protein sequence MMDKWTFGLTLLVVGMGGTIATLILFSFIMSGLKKIFPYKKEEE
- a CDS encoding cytidylate kinase-like family protein, whose protein sequence is MAILTIAREYGSGGKEIGKNIATLLNYAYIDRKQILEDMKKVGVNWEELTKYLDENQPTIIERYEWSYRGFVALNQSHILNYAMHDRIVIMGRGGNFLLKGIPHALRIRTIAPIEKRIENVMKWLEIDNSENARWLIEKVDSEMAGAVYLIYGSALDDPEQYDFVFDTSIQTYDEITDIIKNELEKRDKLCTEKAKNILQLKALAAKIKAEIAINPDLSVPTLEVRLKEEGLVEYGLFVGGVFHNIDDKKKIEEIVKGLSGNVPVEFELQHRMHPRLGDVQYK